The Sesamum indicum cultivar Zhongzhi No. 13 linkage group LG6, S_indicum_v1.0, whole genome shotgun sequence genomic interval GTAATGGTGAGGAAGACATCTGTGACAGCTGAAGCGGATTTGGATGAAGCACTGGGTTGGAGATCATTGGTGAAGCAGGTGAGGCTTGTGAAGCTGCTGAAAAGCCATTATGGATAAGAGCATTGACATTATCTCTAGACATTTGTTGAAGGACAGAACTTGAGGCTTGAGCAGGAAGGGCCTGAACTGCACTTGGTATTCTGGTTATATGCCTCAGTATGGATTGGAGCCTCCTGTACTCATTAGTAATAGTTGCATTTCCAAATTGACACTGCTGCAATTGTGATGTATTTGGCAAAGAGGCTTCACTTTGCGGCACAAAGGCGGGCATTAAAGAATTACCAGGGAAAGCCTCAACTTCTCCATTTGGACTAACAAAGGAATCAGTCAAACCAGGAGGtgatgcaataaaatttgaagtggAGACAGAAACGGCAGCAAGCAGTTCACTCGATGGAAAATTTGATGACGCCAGTCCAAAGGTTGATAAATAAACTCCAGACCAAAAGTCATACTCAACATCAGTGCTACTTGTATTAACATAATTTGTGTTGGCAATAATGGGGTTGACTGCCATAGTCTGCGTCACAGATTGACTTTGACAAGCAGTTTGCGAAAGTTTTCTGTCTTCGGTTTCACAAGTGATGGTATTATCCATTGCATCATCAGTCTGAGTGAGATCCAATACATCCACAGGCTCTAGAGAGTCATTGTTTTTAGTGATAGAGGTCTTCTTCTCTGGTTTCTAAATCGCAGCATCACTGTTCTTAACAGCTTGCCATGACCCGTCTGAGGAGAAAACTATGTCGGAGACATTTGCTTCAACTTCTTTCAGTACCTTCACCATTTTTTGGTCAATACGAATATCAGCAAAGCAGACATGTTGATTACAGTGCGGACAGCGCCAGGAGGGTCTTCTTGAATTTATGTCCACATagttatcaaaatcaaaacacTGAATATGCTTGCAAGAATGTCCTTTGACAGGAGTTCTGATACGCCTGATGCTAATAGGGCAATTCAGTGATATCCGTGATGGCTCctcaattatttcaaaatctgAATCCACAGTTGAAGGAGCATGCTGCTCATAATCTTGAAGTGCATTACTATCAGCTTTTGGCATCTCACTCATGACAGCAACTACAACCAAATAGTTTCCATTAAATTCCCCCACAGCCTGAAGGAGATTCAACCCATATTTCAGCAAATGTGTAACTGCTGTTGGTATCTGTGGACCAGTATCCATGACAAGACTACTCCTCCTCTCCACCGCCTTTCCGTTCAAGAGAAAGTTCACTTTGGGGGGGCTAATGAGGCAGTAAGATGTCTCAATACTGTAGGTTTGAGCAACAAATAACCTTATCTTGTCCCCTGGAGAAGACATTAGATTCTTTGAATCTGGAAATCACTCATATAAGCATCAAATCCAGGCTTGACTTCGAGAAAAACATACATATGTCCCATTTTCATTCTTGGATAGAATCTTGACATGATTGTTGAGATAACAGAAACAGAACAGACTGGCTCAACATTAAAATGCGATACGCTACCAAAATTGTTTGCGATCTCCTTTGTCAAATTTATGAGCTCTTCAGAATCTCTATCTGGGAACCACCCACTTTGGCAAGCATTCTTAATGGAAATCATCAGGACCGTAATAGCTGCTAGAAGGAGGGTATCATTTTTACATTGGCACACCTGCTTTACTAGTGAAGGCAACTCTTCAGCTCTACTTGGAACCTCATGGTTTGCAATGGCAAAATCAATACCTCTAGCGAGGGAA includes:
- the LOC105165876 gene encoding LOW QUALITY PROTEIN: E4 SUMO-protein ligase PIAL2-like (The sequence of the model RefSeq protein was modified relative to this genomic sequence to represent the inferred CDS: inserted 1 base in 1 codon) produces the protein MGFPMHVKRRTTLMKVKWNKPDRGWIKINTDGASKGNPGPASAGGIARDERGAAIFGFYEFIGEATNVYAEVYGLFKALQIYQTENLNRIWIEMDAINTIRLIKEPSKATAAFSSAAAAAAFFSAAVAAAAFSSAAEMEWTENESKPTATLAAAANSAAFDATLHPTPYTLNPKPRGDAGAVPGVASSGGGQGGEATLKNGINASHVNSFRISAVIDCLALHVRSHHKGDAVEFLNLCLSLARGIDFAIANHEVPSRAEELPSLVKQVCQCKNDTLLLAAITVLMISIKNACQSGWFPDRDSEELINLTKEIANNFGSVSHFNVEPVCSVSVISTIMSRFYPRMKMGHMYVFLEVKPGFDAYMSDFQXSKNLMSSPGDKIRLFVAQTYSIETSYCLISPPKVNFLLNGKAVERRSSLVMDTGPQIPTAVTHLLKYGLNLLQAVGEFNGNYLVVVAVMSEMPKADSNALQDYEQHAPSTVDSDFEIIEEPSRISLNCPISIRRIRTPVKGHSCKHIQCFDFDNYVDINSRRPSWRCPHCNQHVCFADIRIDQKMVKVLKEVEANVSDIVFSSDGSWQAVKNSDAAI